Proteins from one Mycolicibacter virginiensis genomic window:
- a CDS encoding flavin-containing monooxygenase, whose product MTDVQELQAQDFDPNALRDKYARERQRRLRNDGIDQYVEVAGHLARFAADPWADPGFTREPLSDEVDVAIVGAGFGGLLTGARLRELGVGSIRLIDKAADVGGTWYWNRYPGIACDVESYVYMPLLEELGYVPTEKYAKGPEIFAHCQRIARHYDLYADACLQTEVTEIRWEQATSRWVITTNRGDAFRARFVSMANGYLQKPKLPGIPGIDEFAGRTFHTSRWDYDYTGADLDRLADKRVGIIGTGATAIQCVPRLAEAAGRLYVFQRTPSTVDVRGNRPTDPQWAADLEPGWQRRRMENFQILTAGGQADEDLVDDAWTSLTKQMPIVNEGGPNAAEMADFAKMEEIRGRVDALVDDPTTAEALKPWYGYYCKRPCFHDEYLQAFNRDNVTLVDTKGLGVEQITASGAVVDGIEYPLDCLVFATGFEVGTDYCRRTGFEVIGRDGVTLTEKWADGVRTFHGLHVSGFPNCFVESIAQSGFTVNFPYLIDIQSRHVAWVIAHALQQSVTALEATEDAEQGWVDAVVARSDVIAGRRETCTPGYYNREGHANARLRQDSFFFGSPTEYADILAAWRRSGTLDGFTITR is encoded by the coding sequence TTGACCGATGTCCAGGAACTCCAGGCGCAAGACTTTGATCCGAATGCCTTGCGCGACAAGTACGCCCGGGAACGCCAACGGCGCCTGCGAAACGACGGGATCGACCAGTACGTCGAGGTAGCGGGCCACCTCGCTCGGTTCGCCGCGGACCCGTGGGCCGACCCCGGATTCACCCGGGAACCGCTCTCCGATGAGGTCGACGTCGCGATCGTCGGAGCCGGTTTCGGCGGACTGCTGACCGGTGCTCGGCTGCGCGAGCTCGGCGTGGGAAGCATTCGGCTGATCGACAAGGCTGCCGACGTTGGCGGCACCTGGTACTGGAATCGGTATCCCGGAATCGCCTGCGACGTGGAGTCCTACGTCTACATGCCGCTGCTGGAGGAACTCGGCTACGTGCCGACCGAGAAATATGCCAAGGGCCCGGAGATCTTCGCGCACTGCCAGCGCATCGCCCGCCACTACGACTTGTACGCCGATGCCTGCCTGCAGACCGAGGTCACCGAAATACGTTGGGAACAAGCGACATCGCGCTGGGTGATCACGACCAATCGTGGTGACGCATTCCGGGCCCGATTCGTCTCGATGGCCAATGGCTACCTGCAGAAGCCGAAGCTGCCGGGCATTCCCGGCATCGACGAGTTCGCCGGGCGCACCTTCCACACCAGTCGCTGGGACTACGACTACACCGGCGCGGATCTGGACCGGCTGGCCGACAAGCGAGTGGGGATCATCGGCACCGGTGCCACCGCCATCCAATGCGTGCCGCGACTGGCCGAGGCGGCCGGGCGCCTCTACGTCTTTCAGCGCACACCCTCGACGGTGGACGTCCGGGGCAACCGGCCCACCGATCCGCAGTGGGCAGCCGATCTGGAGCCGGGCTGGCAACGGCGGCGGATGGAGAACTTTCAGATCCTGACCGCGGGCGGCCAGGCCGACGAAGACCTCGTCGACGACGCCTGGACCAGCCTCACCAAGCAGATGCCGATCGTCAACGAGGGTGGCCCGAACGCCGCCGAGATGGCCGACTTCGCCAAGATGGAGGAGATCCGCGGGCGGGTCGACGCGCTGGTAGACGACCCAACCACCGCCGAGGCACTCAAGCCGTGGTACGGCTACTACTGCAAGCGGCCGTGCTTCCACGACGAGTACCTGCAGGCCTTCAACCGCGACAACGTCACCCTGGTCGACACGAAAGGCCTTGGCGTCGAGCAGATCACTGCTTCCGGCGCGGTAGTCGACGGCATCGAATATCCCTTGGACTGCCTGGTTTTCGCGACCGGCTTCGAGGTGGGCACCGACTATTGCCGGCGTACGGGTTTCGAGGTCATCGGGCGCGACGGCGTGACCCTGACCGAGAAATGGGCCGACGGTGTGCGTACCTTCCACGGCCTGCACGTGAGCGGCTTCCCGAACTGCTTCGTCGAGAGCATCGCCCAGTCCGGGTTCACGGTGAACTTCCCTTACCTGATCGACATTCAGTCGCGGCACGTGGCGTGGGTGATCGCCCACGCGTTGCAGCAGTCAGTGACCGCTCTAGAGGCCACCGAGGATGCGGAACAGGGCTGGGTCGATGCGGTGGTGGCGCGTTCCGACGTCATCGCCGGCCGGCGTGAGACGTGTACGCCGGGCTACTACAACCGTGAGGGACACGCGAACGCGCGGCTGCGCCAGGACAGTTTCTTCTTCGGCAGCCCTACCGAATACGCCGACATCCTGGCCGCATGGCGACGATCCGGCACCCTGGACGGGTTTACCATCACCCGCTAG
- a CDS encoding 1,4-alpha-glucan branching protein domain-containing protein — protein sequence MTEESNGSVPGLFTLVLHTHLPWLAHHGRWPVGEEWLYQSWSAAYLPLVRVLRTLAAEGRRNLLTLGVTPVVAAQLDDPYCLDGMHHWLANWQLRAAQATTLPDIRPFGLHECAAAEQALEEFALLWRHGASPLLRELVQAQTVELLGGPLAHPFQPLLAPRLRQFALHEGLADARARLAHSPTGIWAPECAYTPGLETEYAAAGISHFMVDGPSLHGDTTLGRPVGDSDVIAFGRDLAVSYRVWSPKSGYPGHDAYRDFHTYDHRTGLKPSRVTGRNVSPEQKAPYDPQRADAAIDTHVADFVEVVRGRLQSESERIGRPAHVVAAFDTELFGHWWYEGPTWLARVLRALPEAGVRVGTLTDAINAGFVGESVELPPSSWGSGKDWRVWSGEKVADLVQLNSEVVETALGAVDKALAQTAAPSGPTPRDRVADQILREALLTVSSDWPFMVSKDSAADYARYRAQLHAHATREIADALAGGHRDTAQRLADGWNKADGLFGALDARRLPR from the coding sequence GTGACCGAGGAATCCAACGGCTCCGTACCGGGCCTGTTCACCCTGGTGCTGCACACCCACCTGCCGTGGCTGGCGCACCACGGCCGCTGGCCCGTCGGCGAGGAATGGCTCTACCAATCCTGGTCGGCGGCGTACCTGCCGCTGGTGCGGGTGCTGCGGACGCTGGCCGCCGAAGGCCGGCGAAACCTGCTCACGCTCGGGGTGACACCAGTGGTCGCCGCCCAGCTCGACGACCCGTACTGCCTGGACGGGATGCACCACTGGCTGGCGAACTGGCAGCTGCGCGCCGCACAGGCCACCACCTTGCCCGACATCCGCCCGTTCGGGCTGCACGAATGCGCCGCAGCCGAACAGGCCCTCGAGGAGTTCGCGCTGCTGTGGCGCCACGGCGCCAGCCCGCTGCTGCGCGAGCTGGTACAGGCGCAGACGGTGGAACTGCTCGGCGGTCCGCTGGCCCACCCGTTCCAGCCGCTGCTGGCGCCACGACTGCGCCAGTTCGCCCTGCACGAGGGGTTGGCCGACGCCCGGGCGCGGCTGGCCCACAGCCCCACCGGAATCTGGGCGCCGGAATGCGCATACACGCCCGGCCTGGAAACCGAGTACGCGGCCGCCGGGATTTCGCACTTCATGGTCGACGGCCCGTCGCTGCACGGCGACACCACGTTGGGCCGGCCGGTCGGTGACTCCGACGTGATCGCTTTCGGCCGTGACCTTGCAGTCAGCTACCGGGTGTGGTCGCCGAAGTCGGGCTATCCCGGTCATGACGCCTACCGGGATTTCCACACCTATGACCATCGCACCGGGTTGAAGCCGTCCCGGGTCACCGGCCGCAACGTCTCCCCCGAGCAGAAGGCGCCGTACGACCCGCAGCGCGCCGATGCCGCGATCGATACCCACGTCGCCGATTTCGTCGAAGTGGTCCGGGGCCGCCTGCAGTCCGAGTCCGAGCGGATCGGCCGCCCGGCCCACGTGGTTGCGGCATTCGACACCGAGCTGTTCGGCCACTGGTGGTACGAGGGACCGACCTGGCTGGCCCGGGTGTTGCGGGCACTGCCCGAAGCCGGGGTCCGCGTCGGCACGCTGACCGACGCCATCAACGCCGGATTCGTCGGCGAGTCCGTCGAACTGCCGCCCAGCTCGTGGGGCTCGGGCAAGGACTGGCGGGTGTGGTCCGGCGAGAAGGTCGCCGACCTGGTCCAGCTGAACTCCGAGGTGGTCGAGACCGCCTTGGGCGCCGTCGACAAGGCCCTGGCCCAGACCGCGGCACCGTCGGGCCCCACTCCGCGCGACCGGGTCGCCGACCAGATCCTGCGCGAGGCGCTGCTGACGGTCTCCAGCGACTGGCCGTTCATGGTCAGCAAGGACTCCGCGGCCGACTACGCCCGCTACCGTGCGCAGTTGCACGCGCACGCCACCCGCGAGATCGCCGACGCCCTGGCCGGCGGCCACCGAGACACCGCGCAGCGCTTGGCCGACGGCTGGAATAAGGCCGACGGTCTGTTCGGCGCCCTAGATGCCCGTAGGCTGCCACGGTGA
- a CDS encoding TetR/AcrR family transcriptional regulator, with the protein MPLTSSPRGRPAGTNSEETRQRIISAAIRRVAEVGRSGATIREIAAAAEMTSASLYHYFPNKEELMAATVAAARELALPRLHAAARRTGTVADRLGAVLAEADRLTQDHPYLAAFERTTGEVPPLRDVIGEVIDEARRGGSLATDVDRVGAADAIYALTRGLTEQTAQLSPDTYRATLRCAEDLLRGTLF; encoded by the coding sequence ATGCCCCTGACGTCGTCGCCGCGGGGTCGGCCGGCTGGAACCAACAGCGAAGAGACCCGCCAGCGGATCATCAGCGCAGCGATCCGTCGCGTGGCCGAGGTCGGCCGTTCGGGCGCCACGATCCGCGAGATCGCCGCCGCCGCCGAGATGACCAGCGCCAGCCTGTACCACTACTTTCCGAACAAGGAAGAGCTGATGGCGGCGACCGTGGCCGCCGCCCGCGAGCTCGCGCTGCCCCGGTTGCACGCCGCGGCGCGGCGCACCGGCACCGTGGCGGATCGACTTGGCGCGGTACTTGCCGAAGCGGATCGGTTGACCCAGGACCACCCCTATCTCGCCGCGTTCGAGCGCACCACCGGCGAGGTCCCGCCGTTGCGCGACGTCATCGGTGAGGTCATCGACGAAGCGCGCCGCGGTGGTTCGCTGGCGACCGACGTCGACCGCGTTGGCGCCGCGGATGCGATCTATGCGTTGACGCGGGGGTTGACCGAGCAGACAGCGCAGCTGTCACCGGACACCTACCGTGCCACCCTGCGCTGCGCCGAAGATCTCCTGCGCGGCACGCTGTTTTAG
- a CDS encoding TetR/AcrR family transcriptional regulator: MSTPQLGRPVGADGGQTRQRIIAATIACVAELGYARTTIRQIARTAGVTSANIYNYFPNKAELVAAAIATRAEIALPRLRRAAQRPGTVVDRIEAVLDESGNLMREHPDLATFEWAIRAQNAVTVYPGETESGGLEALRDIITGIVDDGDSRLATGARPAIEVTYALVYGLTELAATGTPEAYHAALAAAKRLIRGTLFATH; this comes from the coding sequence ATGTCGACTCCGCAGCTGGGCCGTCCGGTGGGCGCCGACGGCGGCCAAACCCGCCAGCGGATCATCGCCGCCACCATTGCGTGCGTGGCCGAATTGGGCTACGCGCGGACCACGATCCGTCAGATCGCGCGCACGGCAGGTGTCACCAGCGCCAACATCTACAACTACTTTCCGAACAAGGCCGAACTGGTGGCGGCCGCGATCGCCACGCGGGCCGAGATCGCGCTGCCGCGACTGCGGCGCGCCGCGCAGCGCCCCGGCACGGTCGTTGACCGGATCGAGGCCGTGCTGGACGAGTCCGGCAACCTCATGCGCGAACATCCCGATCTCGCCACGTTCGAATGGGCGATTCGCGCTCAGAACGCCGTCACCGTGTATCCGGGGGAGACCGAGAGTGGGGGGCTTGAGGCGCTGCGCGACATCATCACCGGGATCGTCGATGACGGCGATAGCCGCCTGGCCACCGGGGCGCGGCCGGCGATCGAGGTGACCTACGCCCTGGTCTATGGGCTGACCGAGTTGGCGGCGACCGGAACTCCGGAGGCCTATCACGCGGCGCTGGCCGCCGCTAAGCGCCTGATCAGGGGGACGCTGTTCGCCACCCATTGA
- a CDS encoding glycosyltransferase family 4 protein gives MKILMVSWEYPPVVIGGLGRHVHHLSTALAAAGHDVVVLCRRPYGTDPSTHPSSDEISEGVRVVAAAQDPHEFSFGEDMMAWTLAMGHSMVRAGLSLKIDGGQSVWRPDLVHAHDWLVAHPAIALAEFYDVPLVSTIHATEAGRHSGWVSGPLSRQVHAVESWLVRESDSLITCSASMRDEITDLFGPGLAETTVIRNGIDAARWPFAPRQTRNGPPEILFVGRLEYEKGVHDIIAALPRIRRAHPGTTLTIAGDGTQQDWLVECARKSRVLKATRFIGRVDHDELLALLHRADAAALPSHYEPFGLAALEAAAAGTPLVVANVGGLGEAVINGETGMSCPPRDVPALAAAVCHVLDDPAAAQRRAVAARERLSSDFDWHTVADETAQVYLAAKRRLRDPQPRRPIIEHALPDR, from the coding sequence GTGAAGATCCTGATGGTGTCGTGGGAATACCCACCGGTGGTGATCGGCGGGTTGGGTCGACATGTTCATCACCTGTCGACCGCGCTGGCCGCTGCCGGGCACGACGTCGTCGTCCTGTGCCGGCGTCCCTATGGCACCGACCCCAGCACTCACCCGTCGTCCGACGAGATCAGCGAAGGCGTGCGGGTGGTCGCCGCGGCCCAGGACCCGCACGAGTTCTCGTTCGGCGAAGACATGATGGCCTGGACGCTGGCGATGGGGCATTCGATGGTCCGCGCCGGACTGTCTCTCAAGATCGACGGCGGCCAGAGCGTGTGGCGCCCCGATCTGGTGCACGCCCACGACTGGCTGGTGGCACACCCGGCCATTGCGCTCGCCGAATTCTACGATGTGCCTTTGGTTTCCACGATCCACGCCACCGAAGCGGGCCGTCACTCGGGCTGGGTGTCGGGGCCGTTGAGCCGTCAGGTGCACGCGGTGGAGTCGTGGCTGGTCCGCGAATCGGATTCGCTGATCACCTGTTCGGCCTCGATGCGCGATGAGATCACCGACCTGTTCGGTCCTGGGCTGGCCGAAACCACCGTGATCCGCAACGGCATTGATGCCGCCCGGTGGCCGTTCGCCCCCCGGCAGACCCGCAACGGCCCACCGGAGATCCTGTTCGTCGGGCGACTCGAATACGAAAAGGGCGTGCACGACATCATTGCGGCCCTGCCGCGGATTCGGCGCGCCCACCCGGGAACCACGCTCACCATCGCCGGCGACGGCACCCAGCAGGACTGGCTGGTCGAGTGCGCCCGAAAGAGCCGGGTACTCAAGGCAACCCGTTTCATCGGCCGCGTCGACCACGACGAGCTGTTGGCACTGTTGCACCGGGCCGACGCCGCGGCACTGCCGAGTCACTACGAACCGTTCGGCCTGGCGGCACTGGAGGCCGCTGCCGCCGGAACCCCGCTGGTGGTCGCCAACGTGGGCGGACTGGGCGAGGCGGTGATCAACGGCGAAACCGGTATGTCCTGCCCACCGCGCGACGTGCCGGCCCTGGCCGCAGCCGTCTGCCACGTGCTCGATGACCCGGCCGCCGCCCAGCGCCGGGCGGTGGCCGCCCGCGAGCGGCTCAGCTCCGACTTCGACTGGCACACCGTGGCCGACGAGACCGCCCAGGTCTATCTGGCGGCCAAACGCCGCTTGCGGGATCCGCAGCCACGCCGGCCGATCATCGAGCACGCGCTGCCAGACCGGTAA
- a CDS encoding NDMA-dependent alcohol dehydrogenase, whose protein sequence is MKSRAAILRAYGGRWSVEEFELDPPRAGEVLIRMAAAGLCHSDEHIRQGHLAPPGQSAPTAPTIGGHEGSGVVVQVGDGVAGLSPGDHVVTSFVAVCGQCHWCSSGMEYICDAGAGTMLPGMPTDGTFRHHGCDGRDLAHVSKIGAFAEHTVVSAASLVKIDPHLPLLPAALLACAVPTGYGSAAYRAGVRGGDTVVVIGVGGIGTAAVQGARINGAVRIVAVDPIAFKRESAAAFGATHTASSAAEAFDRDLTRGVMADAVVLSPAVVTDSDLEDALRLTRKAGTCVLTGMAVQGTRTSIDPQDMMLMNKTLCGTVFGSCNPRTDIPLLATLYDAGRLQLDEMVTKRYQLDDVNQAYDDLAAGELIRGVIDFGL, encoded by the coding sequence ATGAAAAGCCGCGCCGCGATCCTGCGAGCCTACGGTGGCCGCTGGTCGGTCGAGGAGTTCGAACTCGATCCGCCGCGCGCCGGCGAGGTGTTGATCCGCATGGCCGCGGCGGGCCTGTGCCATTCCGACGAACATATCCGTCAGGGCCACCTGGCCCCGCCGGGGCAGAGTGCTCCGACCGCGCCGACGATCGGCGGCCACGAAGGCTCCGGGGTGGTCGTGCAGGTCGGCGACGGTGTCGCGGGGCTGTCCCCCGGCGATCACGTGGTGACATCATTCGTCGCGGTCTGCGGTCAATGTCACTGGTGTTCTTCGGGTATGGAGTACATCTGCGACGCCGGAGCGGGCACCATGCTGCCCGGAATGCCCACTGATGGCACCTTCCGGCACCACGGCTGCGACGGCCGGGATCTGGCTCATGTCTCCAAGATCGGCGCGTTCGCCGAACACACCGTGGTCTCGGCCGCCTCACTGGTCAAGATCGATCCGCACCTGCCGCTGCTTCCCGCGGCCCTGCTGGCGTGCGCGGTGCCGACGGGGTACGGCTCGGCGGCGTACCGCGCCGGTGTGCGCGGCGGCGACACCGTCGTGGTTATCGGGGTGGGCGGCATCGGCACGGCCGCCGTCCAGGGAGCCCGCATCAACGGCGCCGTCCGGATCGTCGCGGTGGATCCCATTGCTTTCAAGCGGGAATCAGCGGCCGCATTCGGCGCCACCCACACCGCGTCCAGCGCCGCCGAGGCCTTCGACCGCGACCTGACTCGCGGGGTGATGGCCGATGCGGTGGTGCTGTCCCCCGCTGTCGTCACCGATTCCGACCTCGAGGACGCCCTGCGGCTGACCCGCAAGGCCGGAACCTGTGTGCTGACCGGGATGGCGGTCCAGGGCACGCGGACCAGCATCGATCCCCAAGACATGATGCTGATGAACAAGACGCTGTGCGGCACCGTCTTCGGCTCCTGCAACCCGCGGACCGACATCCCGCTGTTGGCCACGCTCTACGATGCGGGCCGACTGCAACTCGACGAGATGGTCACCAAGCGTTACCAGCTCGACGACGTCAACCAGGCGTATGACGACCTGGCCGCAGGCGAATTGATCAGGGGCGTCATCGACTTCGGTCTCTAG
- a CDS encoding TfoX/Sxy family protein, giving the protein MAYDAQLAARVREIFAGDGPPVLEKAMFGGLAFLVAGKIAVAASSDGGLLVRVGAARAEQLLRTTAAQPMEMGGRTMRGWVHVDAEYVSARHQLAQWIDIGIAAAASA; this is encoded by the coding sequence GTGGCCTACGACGCGCAGCTGGCGGCCCGGGTGCGGGAGATATTCGCGGGCGACGGCCCACCCGTGCTCGAGAAGGCGATGTTCGGCGGCCTGGCCTTCCTGGTCGCCGGCAAGATCGCGGTCGCTGCCAGCTCCGACGGCGGGCTGCTGGTCCGCGTGGGTGCGGCACGCGCCGAGCAGCTGTTGCGGACCACCGCGGCCCAACCCATGGAGATGGGTGGGCGGACCATGCGTGGCTGGGTCCATGTCGATGCCGAGTACGTCAGTGCTCGGCATCAGCTCGCCCAATGGATTGACATCGGAATCGCCGCCGCGGCGAGCGCTTAG